In Nostoc sp. GT001, a genomic segment contains:
- a CDS encoding NAD(P)H-quinone oxidoreductase subunit 4 gives MNIANFPWLTTIILFPIAASLLLPIIPDKEGKTVRWYSLVVGLIDFALIVYAFYTGYDFSNPDLQLVESYPWVPQLGLNWSVGADGLSMPLIILTGFITTLAILAAWPVTFKPKLFYFLILAMYGGQIAVFAVQDMLLFFLVWELELVPIYFLLSIWGGKRRQYAATKFILYTAGGSLFILLSALTMGFYGDTVTFDMRAIALKDFALNFQLALYAGFLIAYAVKLPIIPLHTWLPDAHGEATAPVHMLLAGILLKMGGYALIRMNAQMLPDAHAYFAPVLVVLGVVNIIYAALTSFAQRNLKRKIAYSSISHMGFVMIGIASFTDLGLSGAVLQMVSHGLIGASLFFLVGATYDRTHTLMLDEMGGVAKRMPKIFAMFTTCSMASLALPGMSGFVAELMVFVGFATSDAYSSTFKVIVVFLMAVGVILTPIYLLSMLREIFYGKENEELVSHQALIDAEPREVFIIACLLIPIIGIGFYPKLLTQMYDATTVQLTARLRDSVPTLAQQKDETLKVSLSAPQIGN, from the coding sequence ATGAATATAGCTAATTTTCCGTGGCTGACGACGATTATTCTGTTTCCGATAGCCGCATCGCTACTTCTTCCCATCATCCCTGACAAAGAAGGCAAAACAGTGCGCTGGTACTCCCTCGTCGTAGGGCTGATAGATTTTGCACTAATTGTTTACGCTTTTTATACTGGGTATGATTTCTCCAATCCAGATTTGCAGTTGGTGGAAAGTTACCCCTGGGTACCACAATTGGGTTTGAATTGGTCAGTAGGGGCTGATGGCTTATCCATGCCCCTAATTATTTTGACTGGATTCATTACCACGCTGGCGATTTTAGCAGCTTGGCCTGTCACCTTCAAGCCCAAGCTATTCTACTTCTTGATTTTGGCAATGTATGGCGGCCAGATTGCCGTGTTCGCCGTCCAGGATATGCTGTTGTTTTTCCTGGTGTGGGAACTGGAACTGGTACCGATATACTTCCTGCTGTCGATTTGGGGAGGTAAAAGGCGGCAGTATGCAGCGACTAAATTTATTTTATACACCGCCGGCGGTTCGCTGTTTATTTTGCTGTCTGCCCTGACAATGGGATTTTACGGCGATACGGTGACGTTTGACATGAGAGCGATCGCCTTAAAAGATTTCGCCCTGAATTTCCAACTTGCCCTCTATGCTGGCTTCCTGATTGCCTACGCCGTCAAATTGCCGATTATTCCATTGCACACCTGGCTACCTGATGCCCACGGTGAAGCTACAGCCCCAGTACACATGTTATTAGCAGGTATTCTCCTGAAAATGGGTGGTTACGCCTTAATTCGGATGAATGCTCAAATGCTCCCCGATGCCCACGCTTATTTTGCACCAGTGTTGGTAGTTTTGGGGGTAGTTAATATCATCTACGCTGCCTTGACATCCTTTGCCCAGCGAAACCTAAAGCGAAAAATTGCCTACTCCTCAATTTCTCATATGGGCTTTGTGATGATTGGTATTGCCTCCTTCACCGATTTGGGATTGAGTGGGGCAGTATTACAAATGGTTTCCCACGGGTTAATTGGGGCGAGTTTGTTCTTCCTGGTTGGCGCAACTTACGATCGCACCCACACCCTGATGTTGGATGAAATGGGCGGTGTTGCGAAGAGAATGCCGAAGATTTTCGCCATGTTCACCACCTGTTCGATGGCTTCTTTGGCATTGCCAGGGATGAGCGGTTTCGTGGCAGAATTGATGGTATTTGTGGGCTTTGCTACTAGCGATGCTTATAGCTCTACCTTCAAAGTGATCGTGGTGTTCTTGATGGCAGTGGGAGTGATTTTAACTCCGATTTATCTGCTGTCGATGTTGCGAGAAATTTTCTACGGTAAAGAGAACGAGGAATTAGTTTCTCACCAAGCTTTGATAGATGCCGAACCCCGTGAAGTATTTATCATTGCCTGTTTGTTAATTCCAATTATTGGTATTGGTTTCTATCCCAAATTGCTGACTCAAATGTATGACGCTACAACTGTACAATTGACAGCAAGATTGCGTGATTCCGTACCGACATTAGCACAGCAAAAAGACGAAACACTAAAGGTTTCGTTGAGTGCGCCCCAAATTGGTAATTAA